The Megalobrama amblycephala isolate DHTTF-2021 linkage group LG7, ASM1881202v1, whole genome shotgun sequence genome window below encodes:
- the LOC125272793 gene encoding gamma-glutamylaminecyclotransferase B-like produces the protein MKGFVLLSVIVSVFPAVHMTLIFVYGTLKKDQPNYLLMRNPDNGQAEFVAHARTVERYPLVIATKNNIPFLLNVPETGQRIQGEIYSVDKKMLDFLDEFEECPELYQRTTVQLEVQDGPKSGSIIKAFMYSTTTYEPEWLQKPTYESYNASGDHGLRYVP, from the exons ATGAAAGGGTTCGTTTTATTATCG GTCATTGTTAGTGTTTTTCCCGCAGTGCACATGACTCTAATCTTTGTGTACGGGACGCTAAAGAAAGACCAGCCCAACTACCTCTTGATGAGGAACCCTGACAACGGTCAGGCCGAGTTTGTGGCTCACGCTCGCACAGTGGAGCGATACCCGCTCGTGATCGCCACCAAAAACAACATCCCCTTCCTGCTCAACGTCCCTGAGACGGGTCAGCGCATCCAGGGTGAGATCTACAGCGTGGACAAGAAGATGCTGGACTTCCTGGATGAGTTTGAAGAATGTCCAGAGTTGTACCAGCGCACAACTGTCCAGCTGGAAGTGCAGGATGGGCCGAAGTCTGGAAGTATCATCAAGGCCTTTATGTACAGCACAACTACGTATGAACCCGAGTGGCTCCAAAAACCAACATATGAAAGTTATAATGCTTCCGGTGATCACGGGCTGCGCTATGTGCCGTGA
- the LOC125272795 gene encoding gamma-glutamylaminecyclotransferase C-like: MKGFSLLSVIVSVFPAVHMDQVFVYGTLKRGQPNYFRMMDPDNGRAEFVAHARTVERYPLVIATKYNIPFLLNVPGTGQRIQGEIYSVDKKMLDYLDWLESCPEKYQRTTVQLEVQNGLGEGENTPKSGSIVEAFMYSTTSYEPEWLQKTTYESYDAYGDHGLHYVCREDRCSE, translated from the exons ATGAAAGGATTCAGTTTATTGTCG GTCATTGTTAGTGTTTTTCCCGCGGTGCACATGGATCAAGTCTTCGTGTACGGGACGCTAAAGAGAGGCCAGCCCAACTACTTCAGGATGATGGACCCTGACAACGGTCGGGCCGAGTTTGTGGCTCACGCTCGCACAGTGGAGCGATACCCGCTCGTGATCGCCACCAAATACAACATCCCCTTCCTGCTCAACGTCCCTGGGACGGGTCAGCGCATCCAGGGTGAGATCTACAGCGTGGACAAGAAGATGCTGGACTACCTGGACTGGTTAGAAAGTTGTCCAGAGAAGTACCAGCGCACAACTGTCCAGCTGGAGGTGCAGAACGGGCTCGGTGAAGGGGAAAACACGCCGAAGTCTGGAAGTATCGTCGAGGCCTTTATGTACAGCACAACCTCATATGAACCCGAGTGGCTCCAAAAAACAACATATGAGAGTTATGATGCTTACGGTGATCACGGCCTGCACTATGTGTGTCGTGAAGACAGATGCTCAGAGTAA